One genomic region from Terriglobus aquaticus encodes:
- a CDS encoding PA2169 family four-helix-bundle protein has translation MAELLKETEDTLRGLIKVLIDSQAGFQDVGEHIQDDTLKKFFLAESLKRASFRGDLEDVLHKEGVKDVKESGTVAGSIHRGWGDLKAKLGGGDHTLLETAESGEDTIKKAYAEALKLELPLPVHQLLSTQAAHIQTSHDYVKAARDSRKS, from the coding sequence ATGGCTGAGTTGCTGAAGGAAACCGAAGATACCCTCCGTGGCCTGATCAAGGTTCTGATTGATAGCCAGGCAGGGTTTCAGGATGTGGGTGAGCACATCCAGGACGACACGCTGAAGAAGTTCTTCCTCGCGGAAAGCCTGAAGCGCGCCTCGTTCCGCGGCGACCTGGAAGATGTGCTTCACAAAGAAGGTGTGAAGGACGTAAAGGAGTCCGGCACCGTTGCCGGTTCCATCCACCGCGGCTGGGGCGATCTGAAGGCCAAGCTGGGTGGCGGCGACCACACCCTGCTCGAAACTGCTGAGAGCGGCGAAGACACCATCAAGAAGGCATACGCCGAGGCGCTCAAGCTTGAGCTGCCGCTGCCGGTGCACCAGCTACTCAGCACTCAAGCCGCGCACATTCAGACCTCGCACGACTACGTGAAGGCCGCGCGCGACAGCCGCAAGTCGTAA
- a CDS encoding DoxX family protein has product MPQSKLARAGLYVQSAFYFVAGGLHLWRPRLYLAIMPDHYSHPVAWVAATGVAEIAGAIGLLLPATRRAAAIGIILMLVGYFDVHIFMLQHAGDRFASIPHWALIVRLPLQLVLIAWAAAYARRSR; this is encoded by the coding sequence ATGCCGCAGTCCAAACTCGCTCGCGCCGGGCTCTATGTGCAGTCCGCGTTCTACTTTGTGGCAGGCGGCCTTCACCTTTGGCGACCTCGCTTATACCTGGCGATCATGCCAGATCATTACAGCCATCCGGTCGCCTGGGTCGCCGCTACGGGAGTGGCCGAGATCGCCGGAGCCATCGGCCTGCTGCTGCCCGCGACACGGCGAGCCGCCGCAATCGGCATCATACTCATGCTGGTCGGCTATTTCGACGTTCACATTTTTATGCTGCAGCACGCCGGAGACCGATTCGCGAGCATCCCGCACTGGGCCCTGATCGTCCGGCTTCCGCTGCAACTCGTTCTGATTGCCTGGGCAGCGGCGTATGCTCGCCGGTCCCGCTGA
- a CDS encoding DNA translocase FtsK, with amino-acid sequence MRPLRLESTPTRHRRVNEVLGMAVLVTGVLLLLALVSYHPGDPSLNTLAAASAAGAPHVSNWVGRLGASLSDALLQILGVAAFALPLLVIRLGVCWIRSRAQGSPLARTLGLVLWMLAAPVALALLPGGLRYKGALPVGGVVGAVLAHLLLLVVAYPGACVVAGLLVAIAAYLSTTFMFNTAQEWATERVGVVSRLRNRWQTWRDRQSDAEADQLETRREREFAKQQAAEQKAEAARRAAENGSLLGGLFAKWGFWRKGIRADRAAVAEALPVSRSLFSQMPRTDVDAGPEPEFAPLPAHLQQAADSQLEAELAEFPEVPAQAGFEDWNAPEPELHAESPFDWLQSPRAAEPKTAASPRAEVVPFPAPRKPVAAAEPAPEPPAEQSISFGRRADENLQPVQMTAKSVRGYQLPPSSLLYRNEEHAAIREDALREEARVLVEKCGEFGVDGQVTQINPGPVVTTFEFRPDAGVKYSRVTGLADDLCLAMAAESILIERMAGKSTVGIQVPNHERETIWLRDVVESEGFANSKSKVEMAMGKDINGRIVTANLAAMPHVLIAGSTGSGKSVAINAMIMSVLFKATPEQVRMILVDPKRVELGMYEGIPHLFTPIITEPKLAANALRNAVREMERRLKLLASRHVRNLDQYNKLFENGGQLFNEDGEEQEPLPYIMIIIDELADLMMLDKANVEESITRLAQMARAVGIHLVLATQRPSVDVITGLIKANVPTRMSFRLATKVDSRTIIDSNGAESLLGRGDMLFLPPGTSRLQRVHAPFVTEKEISDVVSFWKGQGEAEYVEGFLEGPKDEKAGRDGMEPGEDDGDELFDDAVRLIFEFGKASTSLLQRRLRIGYGRAAHLIDLMERDGLVGPADGSKPREILKRPDFYREVDEALR; translated from the coding sequence ATGCGACCACTCCGACTGGAGAGCACACCCACCCGACACCGCCGCGTGAATGAGGTGCTTGGCATGGCCGTGCTGGTCACGGGCGTGCTCCTTCTGCTGGCGCTGGTCAGCTACCATCCGGGCGACCCGTCCCTCAACACGCTGGCGGCCGCCAGCGCGGCGGGAGCGCCGCACGTGAGCAATTGGGTGGGGCGGCTGGGCGCCAGCCTGAGCGATGCCCTGCTGCAGATCCTGGGCGTGGCCGCGTTTGCCCTGCCGCTGCTGGTGATCCGTCTAGGCGTTTGCTGGATTCGTTCGCGCGCGCAGGGATCGCCGCTGGCGCGGACGCTGGGGCTGGTGTTGTGGATGCTGGCGGCACCGGTGGCACTGGCACTCTTGCCCGGAGGGTTGCGGTACAAAGGCGCGCTGCCAGTGGGTGGTGTGGTCGGTGCCGTCCTCGCCCACCTGTTGCTGCTGGTCGTGGCATATCCCGGAGCCTGCGTGGTTGCTGGGTTACTGGTCGCCATCGCCGCGTACCTGTCGACCACCTTCATGTTCAACACGGCGCAGGAGTGGGCGACCGAGCGGGTCGGCGTGGTGAGCCGCCTGCGGAACCGTTGGCAGACTTGGCGCGATCGCCAGTCCGACGCGGAAGCGGACCAATTGGAGACCCGCCGCGAGCGCGAGTTTGCCAAGCAGCAGGCCGCCGAGCAGAAGGCCGAGGCTGCGCGTCGCGCGGCAGAGAATGGGTCGCTGCTGGGCGGTCTGTTTGCCAAGTGGGGCTTCTGGCGGAAAGGCATCCGGGCTGACCGAGCAGCGGTGGCAGAGGCGCTGCCGGTGTCGCGAAGCCTCTTTTCGCAAATGCCGCGCACGGATGTGGACGCCGGCCCCGAGCCGGAGTTTGCTCCCCTGCCCGCGCATCTGCAGCAGGCTGCCGACTCGCAGTTGGAAGCCGAGTTGGCCGAGTTTCCGGAGGTGCCCGCCCAGGCTGGCTTCGAAGACTGGAATGCGCCCGAGCCCGAACTCCACGCCGAATCACCGTTCGATTGGCTGCAATCTCCCAGAGCTGCCGAGCCCAAGACGGCGGCGAGTCCGCGAGCAGAGGTGGTGCCCTTTCCCGCTCCGCGCAAGCCGGTTGCTGCGGCCGAACCGGCACCGGAACCGCCCGCGGAGCAGAGCATCTCGTTTGGGCGTCGGGCCGATGAAAACCTGCAGCCCGTGCAGATGACCGCGAAGAGCGTGCGCGGATACCAGTTGCCGCCTAGTTCCCTGCTCTACCGCAACGAGGAGCATGCCGCGATCCGCGAAGACGCCCTGCGCGAAGAAGCCCGCGTGCTGGTGGAGAAGTGCGGCGAGTTTGGCGTGGACGGTCAGGTGACGCAAATCAATCCTGGTCCGGTTGTGACGACGTTTGAGTTCCGCCCCGACGCCGGCGTAAAGTACTCGCGCGTGACTGGACTGGCGGATGACCTGTGCCTCGCCATGGCCGCCGAGTCGATCCTGATCGAGCGCATGGCCGGTAAGTCGACCGTGGGCATTCAGGTGCCGAACCACGAGCGCGAAACCATCTGGCTCCGTGACGTGGTCGAGAGCGAAGGCTTTGCCAACTCGAAGAGCAAGGTCGAAATGGCGATGGGCAAGGACATCAACGGCCGCATCGTCACGGCGAACCTGGCCGCCATGCCGCACGTGTTGATTGCGGGCTCGACCGGGTCGGGTAAGTCGGTGGCGATCAACGCCATGATCATGAGCGTTCTGTTCAAGGCGACGCCGGAGCAGGTGCGCATGATCCTGGTCGATCCCAAGCGCGTGGAACTCGGCATGTACGAGGGCATTCCACACCTGTTCACACCGATCATCACGGAACCGAAGCTGGCGGCGAACGCGCTGCGCAACGCTGTGCGCGAGATGGAGCGCCGGCTCAAGCTGCTCGCGTCCCGGCACGTGCGCAACCTGGACCAGTACAACAAGCTATTTGAGAACGGCGGTCAGCTCTTCAACGAAGACGGCGAAGAGCAGGAGCCTCTGCCGTACATCATGATCATCATCGATGAGCTGGCCGACCTGATGATGCTGGACAAGGCCAACGTGGAAGAGTCGATCACGCGGCTGGCGCAGATGGCGCGCGCGGTCGGTATTCACCTGGTCCTGGCAACGCAGCGGCCCAGCGTGGACGTGATCACCGGCCTCATCAAGGCCAACGTGCCGACGCGCATGAGCTTCCGCCTGGCGACCAAGGTGGACTCGCGCACGATCATCGACTCGAACGGTGCAGAGAGCCTGCTGGGTCGCGGCGATATGCTCTTCCTGCCGCCGGGAACGTCGCGACTGCAGCGTGTGCACGCACCGTTTGTGACGGAAAAGGAGATCAGCGACGTGGTCTCGTTCTGGAAAGGTCAGGGCGAGGCGGAGTACGTGGAGGGCTTCCTGGAAGGTCCGAAGGATGAGAAGGCCGGGCGCGACGGCATGGAGCCGGGCGAGGATGACGGCGACGAGTTGTTCGACGATGCCGTTCGCCTGATCTTCGAGTTCGGCAAGGCAAGCACTTCCCTGTTGCAACGCCGGCTCCGCATTGGATACGGCCGCGCCGCCCACCTGATCGATCTGATGGAGCGCGATGGTCTGGTAGGTCCGGCAGATGGTTCGAAGCCGCGCGAGATCCTGAAGCGGCCGGACTTTTATCGCGAGGTGGACGAGGCGCTGCGGTAG
- a CDS encoding threonine ammonia-lyase, with product METSLPLVTLEQIEQARERIAGVAVRTGLYRLDVEHARGLGFALPQNLPAIWLKAENEQPIGSFKLRGAYNKVASLTDEELQRGVVAHSSGNHAQGVAYAARAHGAKATIVMPEVAPRIKRDATAGYGAEVVLVGPASTERIQTADRIVRETGAVLVPPYDDDLIIAGQGTCGLEILEQLPEVDLVLSPVSGGGLLSGIATAIKSSREGVKVWGAEPELAGDAAESFRKRQIVEWPGTQTVKTIADGLRTQSLAQRTYNHIVKYVDGIVTVTEDEILDATRLLLTAANLVAEPSGAVTLAAALFHGDDLPAAKNVVCVVSGGNIDPALRQELIEAES from the coding sequence ATGGAGACTTCCCTGCCGCTGGTGACCTTGGAACAGATCGAACAGGCGCGTGAGCGCATCGCGGGTGTCGCGGTGCGCACGGGCTTGTACCGGCTGGATGTGGAGCATGCGCGCGGGCTGGGCTTTGCGCTGCCGCAGAACCTCCCTGCCATCTGGCTGAAAGCGGAAAACGAGCAGCCGATCGGCTCCTTCAAGCTGCGCGGGGCGTACAACAAAGTCGCGAGCCTGACCGACGAAGAGTTACAGCGTGGCGTAGTCGCGCATTCCAGTGGGAACCATGCGCAAGGTGTGGCGTACGCGGCGCGGGCGCACGGCGCCAAGGCGACGATCGTGATGCCGGAGGTCGCGCCACGTATCAAGCGCGATGCAACCGCAGGCTACGGCGCCGAGGTGGTGCTGGTAGGACCCGCGAGCACGGAACGCATTCAGACCGCCGATCGCATTGTGCGCGAGACCGGGGCGGTGCTGGTGCCGCCGTACGATGATGACCTGATCATTGCCGGCCAGGGCACGTGCGGGCTCGAGATACTGGAGCAACTGCCGGAAGTCGACCTGGTCCTGAGCCCTGTGAGCGGCGGTGGGCTGTTGAGTGGCATCGCGACCGCAATCAAATCATCACGCGAGGGCGTGAAGGTGTGGGGAGCCGAGCCGGAGTTGGCGGGCGATGCGGCGGAGAGCTTTCGCAAGCGCCAGATTGTGGAGTGGCCCGGTACGCAGACGGTAAAGACGATCGCGGATGGCCTGCGCACGCAAAGCCTGGCGCAGCGCACGTACAACCACATCGTCAAGTATGTGGATGGGATTGTGACGGTGACTGAAGACGAAATCCTGGACGCGACACGGTTGCTGCTGACCGCGGCGAACCTGGTCGCCGAGCCGAGCGGTGCCGTAACCCTGGCTGCTGCTCTGTTCCACGGAGATGACCTGCCTGCCGCGAAGAACGTCGTCTGTGTCGTGAGTGGTGGCAACATCGATCCGGCGTTGCGACAGGAGTTGATCGAAGCGGAGTCGTAG
- a CDS encoding undecaprenyl-diphosphate phosphatase, whose protein sequence is MNEYLLSVVLGIVEGLTEFLPVSSTAHLRITEALLHVPLDDPYWKMYTIVIQLGAILALMLLFLGRIVRFFRTFPQGERGEKTWLTHPLTLVTVAFVCTAIPAKLLTKVVGKNLEDLTVIALALLVGGVIMWAVDAWAARREPRTTHVEEMTLGQSIWIGLCQVLSAVIPGTSRSMSTIAAAQLAGTDRATALEFSFLLSIPTMIVATGYALLKALHPSHEVGAEALAPLTMGPERWLVLIIGTAVSFIVAYVVVAWFLNWVRRRGFTVFAVYRILLGAVLLFLLHEHRL, encoded by the coding sequence TTGAACGAGTATCTGCTGTCTGTGGTTCTGGGCATTGTTGAAGGCCTGACCGAATTCCTGCCCGTGAGTTCCACGGCGCACCTGCGCATCACTGAGGCGTTGCTGCACGTGCCGCTGGACGACCCGTACTGGAAGATGTACACGATCGTGATCCAGTTGGGCGCCATTCTTGCGCTGATGCTGCTGTTCCTGGGCCGCATCGTGCGGTTCTTCCGCACCTTTCCACAGGGTGAGCGCGGAGAGAAGACGTGGCTTACGCATCCGCTGACATTGGTGACTGTCGCGTTTGTCTGCACCGCCATTCCGGCGAAGCTGCTGACCAAGGTCGTCGGCAAGAACCTGGAAGACCTGACGGTGATCGCGCTGGCGTTGCTGGTGGGCGGCGTGATTATGTGGGCCGTAGATGCGTGGGCGGCGCGGCGGGAACCGCGGACAACACACGTGGAAGAGATGACGCTGGGCCAGTCGATCTGGATCGGTCTCTGCCAGGTATTAAGCGCGGTGATCCCGGGAACGTCGCGATCCATGAGCACCATCGCGGCGGCGCAGCTTGCCGGCACAGATCGAGCGACGGCGCTCGAGTTCTCGTTTCTGCTCTCCATTCCGACCATGATTGTGGCGACCGGCTACGCCCTACTGAAGGCGTTGCATCCTTCGCACGAGGTCGGAGCCGAGGCGCTGGCGCCCTTGACCATGGGTCCGGAGCGCTGGCTGGTGCTGATTATCGGCACTGCCGTCTCCTTCATCGTGGCCTACGTCGTAGTGGCGTGGTTCCTGAATTGGGTGCGGAGGCGCGGCTTCACCGTGTTTGCGGTATATCGCATTCTGCTGGGAGCGGTGTTGCTGTTCTTGTTGCACGAGCACCGGCTGTAG